The Flavobacterium sp. 123 genome contains a region encoding:
- a CDS encoding mechanosensitive ion channel family protein: protein MYKIIEKIFTFLYPIFRKWGLGSTFASYLSLVLNILVLCLISYLIYLVFRFVLVKVMAIIARNTKTRFDDILVANKTEKYIAHLIPLLFIYKAVPIILDRFEYWESVFGKLVGVYIVLLLLWIIRTIFSSLRDYLKLKPRYSDKPIDSFIQVIMIVFWLFGLTVIVSKIFDINQNELLTILGAVSAVIILVFRDTILGFVASVQVAINDMVRIGDWITMERYGADGDVIEINLATVKVRNFDNTTTTIPTYSLISDSFRNWRGMLNSDGRRIKRHVLIKTGSIRFLNDTELENLKKIELISAYIDTRKAEINKYNLAHNIDKSVPVNGRNMTNFGVFRKYITEYLHQHPGLNKEMIMLCRQLQATSQGIPLEIYAFSYDKRFENYEYIMADIFDHIIASVGYFDLEIYELPTEKSIASSGI, encoded by the coding sequence ATGTATAAAATCATTGAAAAGATATTCACTTTTTTATATCCAATTTTCAGAAAATGGGGATTGGGAAGTACTTTTGCGTCCTACCTGAGCTTAGTGCTAAATATTTTAGTTTTATGTCTTATATCCTATTTGATTTATTTAGTTTTTAGATTTGTTTTGGTTAAAGTAATGGCCATTATAGCACGAAATACTAAAACTAGATTTGATGATATTCTGGTTGCTAATAAGACTGAAAAGTATATTGCGCATTTAATTCCGCTGTTGTTCATTTATAAAGCAGTTCCAATTATTTTAGATCGATTTGAATATTGGGAAAGTGTTTTCGGAAAATTAGTTGGTGTATACATTGTTCTTCTACTATTGTGGATTATTAGAACAATTTTTAGTTCCCTAAGAGATTATTTGAAACTGAAACCTCGATATAGTGATAAACCAATTGATAGTTTTATTCAAGTTATCATGATAGTGTTTTGGTTGTTTGGTCTGACAGTTATTGTATCAAAAATATTTGATATCAACCAAAATGAACTATTGACTATTTTAGGAGCTGTTTCTGCGGTTATTATTTTAGTTTTTAGAGATACGATTTTGGGTTTTGTAGCGAGTGTTCAGGTTGCGATTAACGACATGGTTCGTATAGGAGATTGGATTACAATGGAGCGCTATGGAGCTGATGGTGATGTTATCGAAATCAATTTGGCTACGGTTAAAGTTCGAAATTTTGATAATACGACCACTACAATTCCAACGTATAGTTTGATTTCAGATTCGTTCAGAAACTGGCGTGGTATGTTGAATTCAGATGGGAGACGCATCAAAAGGCACGTGCTTATAAAAACAGGGAGTATCCGATTTTTGAATGACACCGAATTAGAAAATTTAAAAAAAATTGAACTCATTAGCGCCTATATTGATACTCGAAAAGCAGAAATTAATAAATACAATTTAGCACATAATATCGATAAATCTGTGCCTGTTAATGGACGAAACATGACAAATTTTGGTGTTTTTAGAAAATATATAACAGAGTATTTGCATCAACATCCAGGATTGAATAAGGAGATGATTATGCTTTGCAGACAATTACAAGCAACTTCTCAAGGGATTCCTTTAGAGATTTATGCTTTTTCGTATGACAAACGCTTTGAAAATTATGAGTACATTATGGCTGATATTTTTGATCATATTATTGCCTCAGTAGGCTATTTTGATTTGGAAATTTATGAGCTTCCTACTGAAAAATCAATCGCTTCTTCGGGAATTTAA
- a CDS encoding DUF3817 domain-containing protein — MLKIFKIIAILEGISYLVLFSNMLFIKPTNFDLYKTLLFPIGMAHGLLFVGYIILALMLKFEDNWGMKKLGLVCAASVVPFGTFYMEKKYLRNV; from the coding sequence ATGCTCAAAATTTTTAAAATTATCGCAATCCTTGAAGGGATTTCATATTTGGTTTTATTTTCAAATATGCTTTTTATCAAACCAACAAACTTTGATTTATATAAAACACTATTATTTCCTATAGGAATGGCTCACGGTTTATTATTTGTTGGCTACATCATTTTAGCATTGATGTTGAAATTTGAAGATAATTGGGGAATGAAAAAATTAGGCCTTGTTTGTGCGGCTTCTGTAGTGCCATTTGGTACATTTTACATGGAGAAGAAATACTTGAGAAATGTATAA
- a CDS encoding DUF6155 family protein translates to MSKRDLKKYLSELNKEQLEEQILALYEKFSPVKVYYNFVFNPKEETLLQECKLKISNEYFPIKNSGRRCKPKMRRSVAQKYIKHFILLGVDPFVIADVMLYNIEIAQAYSSENLIKQELFYKSMFNSFEQVISFLISNGILTEFKPRIMNIHKETIAQKWKNEPEFNAVIERFEY, encoded by the coding sequence ATGAGCAAACGTGATTTAAAAAAATACCTGTCGGAGCTGAATAAAGAGCAACTTGAAGAACAAATCTTAGCGTTGTATGAAAAATTCAGTCCCGTAAAAGTGTATTATAATTTTGTTTTTAATCCAAAAGAAGAAACACTTTTGCAGGAATGCAAACTCAAAATTTCGAATGAATATTTTCCTATAAAAAATTCAGGACGACGATGCAAACCTAAGATGAGACGCTCTGTGGCACAGAAATACATCAAACATTTCATCTTGTTAGGAGTAGATCCATTTGTAATTGCTGATGTAATGTTATACAATATTGAAATCGCTCAAGCATATTCTTCCGAAAATCTTATCAAGCAAGAACTTTTCTATAAAAGTATGTTTAATTCCTTTGAGCAAGTCATAAGTTTCTTGATTTCGAATGGTATTTTAACCGAGTTTAAACCCCGTATAATGAACATTCACAAAGAAACCATTGCTCAAAAATGGAAAAATGAACCTGAATTCAATGCCGTTATTGAACGATTTGAGTATTAA
- a CDS encoding DEAD/DEAH box helicase — MPQNTLEIEIEDKKELYAYQKGDIDAIFERIDNGPQQHHLLYQLPTGGGKTVIFSEIVRRYLSKHDKKVVVLTHRIELCKQTSKMLKGFDVKNKIINSKVKDLPDQNDYSCFVAMVETLKNRINDEKLHLDNIGLVIIDEAHYNSFRKLLSSFKNAFILGVTATPLSSNIKLPMHESYDELIVGDTIGSLIDKGFLAKAITYSYDVGLTSLKVGINGDYTVKSSDDLYTNMAMQEKLLHAYTEKSLGKKTLIFNNGINTSLYVYETFREAGYGIRHLDNTSSAEERKDILHWFKHTPDAILTSVGILTTGFDEPTVETIILNRATKSLTLYFQMIGRGSRKLAHKDEFTVIDLGNNAARFGLWSEPVNWQHIFKSPEFYLENLRDDTEIELYFKYSMPPEVRAKFSKTADVTFDVDEEHKLIIKQNLRSKVVLEKSLEQHASMCIDNSETLQEAKALGKLLDDDIECRIKRYSKCLSQCSKNYREWLVDDYKLKLVLLTGKKYREKIMNEPD; from the coding sequence ATGCCGCAAAATACATTAGAAATAGAAATCGAGGACAAAAAAGAACTTTATGCTTACCAAAAAGGTGACATAGATGCCATTTTTGAACGCATAGATAATGGCCCCCAACAACATCATTTATTGTATCAATTGCCTACAGGTGGAGGAAAAACTGTGATTTTTTCAGAAATCGTAAGACGCTATTTATCCAAGCATGACAAAAAAGTGGTCGTTTTAACACACCGAATTGAACTTTGTAAGCAAACTTCAAAAATGCTCAAAGGATTTGATGTCAAAAACAAAATCATAAATAGTAAAGTTAAAGACCTACCAGACCAAAACGATTATTCTTGTTTTGTGGCGATGGTTGAAACACTAAAAAACCGAATCAATGATGAAAAATTGCATTTGGATAACATTGGGCTTGTAATTATTGACGAGGCGCATTATAATTCCTTCCGAAAATTATTGAGCTCTTTCAAAAACGCATTTATATTAGGAGTTACTGCAACGCCTTTGAGTTCTAATATTAAATTACCAATGCACGAAAGCTATGATGAATTAATCGTAGGAGACACCATTGGTTCTTTAATCGACAAAGGATTTTTGGCGAAAGCCATAACTTACAGCTATGATGTAGGATTAACTTCTCTAAAAGTTGGAATCAACGGGGATTACACCGTAAAATCTTCGGATGATTTATATACCAATATGGCCATGCAAGAAAAATTATTGCATGCTTATACCGAGAAATCGTTAGGTAAGAAAACATTGATTTTCAATAATGGAATAAATACATCATTGTATGTATACGAAACATTCCGAGAAGCAGGTTATGGTATTCGTCACTTAGATAATACCAGCAGTGCCGAAGAACGAAAAGATATTTTACATTGGTTCAAACACACGCCAGATGCTATTTTGACCTCGGTAGGAATCTTAACCACAGGTTTTGATGAGCCTACAGTAGAGACAATTATTCTAAACAGAGCTACAAAATCATTGACTTTATATTTTCAAATGATTGGTCGTGGTTCCAGAAAATTAGCTCATAAAGATGAATTTACCGTTATCGATTTAGGAAACAATGCCGCTCGTTTTGGCTTGTGGAGCGAACCCGTAAACTGGCAACACATTTTTAAATCACCAGAATTTTATCTAGAAAATTTACGTGATGATACTGAAATCGAATTGTATTTCAAATATTCAATGCCTCCAGAAGTTCGTGCTAAATTTAGCAAAACTGCGGATGTAACTTTTGATGTAGATGAAGAACACAAACTGATTATCAAACAAAATCTGCGTTCAAAAGTAGTTTTAGAAAAATCATTGGAGCAACATGCGTCAATGTGTATTGATAATTCTGAAACGCTGCAAGAAGCTAAAGCGCTAGGAAAATTACTTGATGACGATATTGAATGTCGCATCAAACGCTATTCAAAATGCTTGAGCCAATGCAGTAAAAACTACCGCGAATGGTTAGTTGACGATTACAAACTAAAATTAGTTTTGTTAACCGGTAAAAAGTATCGTGAAAAAATCATGAACGAACCTGATTGA
- a CDS encoding DEAD/DEAH box helicase — MQKQFSDLGISTPILKALSDLKIVVPTEIQQKTIPLLLSNTTDLVGLAKTGTGKTAAFGLPILQLIDTNSPVIQAVILVPTRELGQQIFKNLESFATYLPEVSIAATCGGIPIKPQIERLTTPTHIVVATPGRLIDLIQRKAINLKETKFLVLDEVDEMVTILKEGLDEIITELPKNHKTFLFSATLAGPIKQLIQNYLNKNVVQVSANMETVGNQGIDHEYIVVDPIEKLNVLMHFLNSKEGERGIIFCKTKAAVNKLAKNLAINRFSSGALHGSLSQGIRDRIMEQFREGHINILVATDLAARGIDVKEISYVVNYHLPDVYEVYVHRSGRTARAGAKGLSLTVLQPEEVPEIADFEKELGIKFTEFKKPTDTSIEENNTLLWAKQIFKTKPNHDVNPEVKEKVKTIFHHLTKDELIEKLLANHLLQNKNEPKEKPIKKMKRN, encoded by the coding sequence ATGCAAAAACAATTCTCTGATTTAGGAATTTCCACTCCCATACTGAAGGCACTTTCTGATTTGAAAATTGTTGTGCCAACAGAAATTCAACAAAAAACAATTCCATTACTTTTATCCAATACAACGGATTTAGTTGGGCTTGCAAAAACGGGTACAGGAAAAACAGCTGCTTTTGGATTGCCAATTTTACAATTAATTGATACTAATTCACCCGTAATACAAGCCGTAATTCTAGTTCCTACACGTGAACTAGGGCAACAAATTTTCAAAAACTTAGAAAGTTTTGCTACTTATTTACCTGAAGTTTCTATTGCAGCAACTTGTGGTGGAATTCCAATCAAACCACAAATAGAACGCTTAACAACACCAACTCATATAGTTGTAGCAACTCCAGGACGTTTAATTGATTTGATTCAACGCAAAGCCATAAACTTAAAAGAAACCAAGTTTCTCGTACTCGACGAAGTGGATGAAATGGTAACAATTTTAAAAGAAGGTTTAGACGAAATCATTACAGAACTCCCTAAAAACCATAAAACATTTTTATTCTCTGCTACTTTAGCAGGACCTATAAAACAACTCATTCAGAACTACTTAAACAAAAATGTTGTTCAAGTCAGTGCTAATATGGAAACTGTAGGGAATCAAGGAATTGATCACGAATATATCGTAGTTGATCCAATTGAAAAACTAAATGTTTTAATGCATTTTTTAAATTCAAAAGAAGGAGAAAGAGGAATTATCTTTTGTAAAACAAAAGCTGCCGTTAATAAATTAGCCAAAAATCTGGCTATCAACAGATTTTCTTCTGGAGCTTTACACGGTAGTTTATCGCAAGGAATTCGGGATCGTATTATGGAACAATTTCGCGAAGGCCATATTAATATATTAGTTGCAACGGATTTGGCAGCAAGAGGAATTGACGTCAAAGAAATTTCTTATGTAGTAAATTATCACTTGCCCGATGTTTATGAAGTCTATGTTCATCGTAGTGGTAGAACAGCCAGAGCAGGAGCAAAGGGACTTTCATTAACGGTATTACAACCTGAAGAAGTTCCAGAAATTGCTGATTTTGAAAAAGAACTAGGAATAAAATTTACTGAATTTAAAAAACCTACAGATACTAGTATTGAAGAAAATAATACCCTTTTGTGGGCAAAACAAATCTTTAAAACTAAACCAAATCACGATGTTAATCCAGAGGTAAAGGAAAAAGTAAAAACTATTTTTCATCATTTAACTAAAGATGAATTGATTGAAAAATTATTAGCAAATCATCTGTTGCAAAACAAAAATGAACCTAAAGAAAAGCCCATTAAAAAAATGAAAAGAAACTAA
- a CDS encoding NAD(P)/FAD-dependent oxidoreductase, whose product MEIIIIGGGFAGINLAKELLNQEGINVTLVDKNNYNFFPPLIYQVATAFLEPSSISYPFRKFFAGKKNLQFRLGELEKVIPAENKIILNNGTLNYDYLVFATGAETSYFGMENVKKNAIPMKTLNDAIEMRNTILKNLEKAAICKDIRKRRMLLTVVVVGGGPTGVEVSGMFAEMRRSIFLKEYPELSTTASNVYLVDGGDALLSPMSKESQSDTLEALTNLGVVVKLNNRVVDYVDDTVFFSNGETIKTKNLIWAAGVSAREFEGIPAESYGRGKRMATDAFNKVNGTQNIYAIGDTCIQFTDKNFPEGHPQVAQVAIQQGINLADNFKLMHQNKPLNPFEYNDKGSMAIIGKNKAVVDLPKSKMHFKGFFAWMIWLFIHLISLITYRNRINTFYHWMIAYFSKDQSLRMIIRPDKK is encoded by the coding sequence ATGGAAATTATAATCATCGGAGGAGGTTTTGCAGGTATTAATCTAGCTAAAGAGCTATTAAATCAAGAAGGAATTAACGTTACTCTTGTTGATAAAAATAATTATAATTTCTTTCCACCACTCATATATCAGGTAGCTACAGCTTTTTTGGAACCATCCAGCATTAGTTATCCGTTTCGTAAGTTTTTTGCAGGTAAAAAAAACTTGCAATTTCGACTTGGAGAACTTGAAAAGGTAATTCCTGCTGAAAACAAAATTATTCTTAATAATGGAACATTAAATTACGATTATCTGGTTTTTGCAACTGGAGCAGAAACGAGTTATTTTGGAATGGAGAACGTAAAGAAAAACGCCATTCCAATGAAAACACTCAATGATGCTATTGAGATGAGAAATACAATTTTAAAAAATTTAGAAAAAGCGGCCATTTGTAAAGACATCCGAAAACGCAGAATGCTTTTAACGGTTGTAGTTGTTGGAGGTGGGCCAACCGGAGTTGAAGTCTCTGGAATGTTTGCTGAAATGAGACGAAGTATTTTTCTTAAAGAATACCCAGAATTAAGTACAACGGCCAGTAATGTATATTTAGTTGACGGTGGTGATGCATTATTATCACCAATGAGCAAAGAATCACAAAGCGACACACTCGAAGCTTTGACTAACTTAGGAGTGGTTGTAAAACTTAATAATAGAGTCGTTGATTATGTTGATGACACCGTGTTTTTTTCGAATGGAGAAACCATTAAAACTAAAAATCTAATTTGGGCAGCAGGAGTTTCCGCTAGAGAATTTGAAGGAATTCCAGCAGAAAGTTACGGACGTGGCAAACGTATGGCAACAGATGCTTTTAACAAAGTAAATGGGACACAAAACATTTATGCAATAGGAGATACCTGTATTCAATTTACCGATAAAAATTTTCCAGAAGGACATCCACAAGTGGCACAAGTTGCCATTCAACAAGGAATAAATTTAGCAGATAATTTCAAATTAATGCATCAAAATAAACCATTAAACCCCTTTGAATACAATGATAAAGGTTCGATGGCGATTATCGGAAAAAACAAAGCAGTGGTTGATTTACCAAAATCTAAAATGCATTTTAAAGGTTTCTTCGCTTGGATGATTTGGCTATTTATACACCTAATTTCATTGATTACGTATCGCAATAGGATTAATACATTCTACCATTGGATGATTGCCTATTTCTCTAAAGATCAATCTTTACGAATGATTATTAGACCTGATAAAAAATAA
- a CDS encoding multidrug effflux MFS transporter, translated as MTKGKYIKLILILGSLTALGPFSIDMYLPGFAGIAKDLNTSVANVSLTLSSYFIGISAGQLLYGPLLDRFGRKKPLFWGLLVYILASLECAFVTDIDVFIGLRFIQAVGSCAAAVASVSMVRDLFPVKDIPKVFSLLMLVVGLSPMLAPTIGGYITEDYGWHTVFFILMFMGIIILLASQMLLPNSYEPNLSISLKPKPIITNFISIIKVPQFYTYAFSGSIAFSGLFTYVAASPILFMDIFKVDPKSYGWIFAFMSLSFIGASQLNSLLLRKFSSEKMIYGAFLSQSIIAIVFLVLTMNDMLGLYGTIAMLFLFLACLGISNPNTAGLTLAPFSRNAGSASALMGAIQLGFGAFASFLVGVFVKDSMTPIVVIIAVTTIAAFIVLNIGKIKIKNTIVNSPNDEIQIGH; from the coding sequence ATGACTAAAGGAAAATACATTAAATTAATTTTGATTTTGGGTTCACTAACGGCATTAGGTCCGTTTTCTATTGATATGTATTTACCTGGTTTTGCTGGTATTGCTAAAGATTTGAATACTTCAGTTGCTAATGTTTCGTTGACATTGTCTAGTTATTTTATAGGAATTTCTGCGGGACAATTATTATACGGGCCATTATTAGATCGTTTTGGTAGAAAAAAGCCTTTGTTTTGGGGTTTGTTAGTCTATATATTGGCATCTTTAGAATGTGCATTTGTAACAGATATTGATGTTTTTATTGGATTGCGTTTTATTCAAGCTGTTGGAAGTTGTGCTGCAGCGGTTGCTTCGGTATCAATGGTACGAGATTTATTTCCTGTAAAAGATATTCCAAAAGTATTTTCATTATTAATGTTAGTTGTTGGACTTTCTCCAATGTTAGCTCCAACTATTGGTGGCTATATCACGGAAGATTATGGATGGCATACGGTGTTTTTTATATTGATGTTTATGGGAATTATAATTCTTTTGGCCTCTCAAATGCTTCTTCCTAATAGTTATGAACCTAATCTTTCTATTTCATTAAAACCAAAACCTATCATTACTAATTTTATAAGCATAATAAAAGTTCCTCAATTTTATACTTATGCTTTTTCTGGATCCATAGCCTTTTCTGGATTGTTTACTTATGTTGCTGCTTCTCCTATTTTATTTATGGACATCTTTAAGGTTGATCCTAAATCCTATGGTTGGATATTTGCGTTTATGTCTTTGAGTTTTATAGGTGCTAGCCAACTCAATTCATTGCTTTTAAGGAAATTTTCTAGTGAAAAAATGATATATGGCGCATTCTTAAGTCAATCTATCATAGCTATTGTTTTTTTAGTGTTAACAATGAATGATATGTTAGGATTGTATGGAACTATTGCTATGTTATTTCTGTTTTTAGCATGTTTAGGAATATCAAATCCAAATACGGCTGGACTTACCCTTGCTCCTTTTTCAAGAAATGCAGGTAGCGCATCCGCTTTGATGGGAGCTATCCAATTAGGATTTGGTGCATTTGCTTCTTTTTTAGTGGGTGTTTTTGTAAAAGATTCTATGACACCTATTGTAGTTATAATTGCAGTAACAACTATTGCTGCTTTTATAGTTTTGAATATTGGAAAAATAAAAATTAAAAATACTATTGTAAATTCCCCTAATGATGAAATTCAAATAGGGCATTAA
- a CDS encoding DUF2911 domain-containing protein: protein MGLQKKIQVLILTLFMVTFANAQDKPLSSAEIASGKINDALITIKYGSPSVKGRQIWGKLVPFNEVWRAGANEATTFETDKELTIEGMKLPAGKYSFFIIPNENQCVLIFNNDAKQWGAYKYNDKKDQLRVIVKQNISDSRVEKLVYTINPNDIALSWDNWNISFSVK, encoded by the coding sequence ATGGGATTACAAAAAAAAATACAGGTATTGATTCTGACATTATTTATGGTAACTTTTGCAAATGCACAAGATAAACCATTAAGTTCAGCAGAGATTGCAAGCGGAAAAATTAATGATGCTTTAATTACTATCAAATACGGTAGTCCATCTGTTAAAGGTAGACAAATTTGGGGAAAATTAGTTCCTTTTAATGAAGTTTGGCGTGCTGGTGCAAATGAAGCAACAACTTTTGAAACAGATAAGGAATTAACAATCGAAGGAATGAAATTACCCGCTGGTAAATATTCTTTTTTTATTATTCCAAATGAAAATCAATGTGTGCTTATTTTCAACAATGATGCTAAACAATGGGGCGCTTATAAGTATAATGACAAAAAAGATCAGCTTAGAGTTATTGTTAAACAGAATATTTCTGATTCAAGAGTTGAAAAATTAGTATATACTATTAATCCGAATGATATTGCTTTAAGTTGGGATAATTGGAATATTTCATTCTCTGTGAAATAA
- a CDS encoding DUF294 nucleotidyltransferase-like domain-containing protein, with protein MNTIAEHIADFLKEYQPFDNLTFQELSEIASNIRVVNLEKHKTLFQIDDSLHDSFYVVASGVINLSVIADAEETLLNKCHEGDIFGLRPFFAKNNYMMTAKAREESIVYAIPIATFRPFVANNSEVLDFLLESFASNSNNYKDKENLRGKLISDNVFYSDQQSEMQYFQSLSYNKAPLTTTTNNIVSEVAQVMTNNLVNSIIIIENDMPIGIVTHTDMCTKIATGRFPISATIDKIMSSPVLTVVENVSLAEAQLLMIKNNVTHLCVTADGTNKSMVKGIISEHDLIVAQASNPGVLIKEIKRSQTAKDLKEVRDRLTDLIQNSIHKNIPLSHVNNIASEVNLAIIKRSVELSILDLGSPPARFAWLSIGSQGRKEQLLLTDQDSILIFEDVTPEKYREVKDYFLKLGRRTTVTLEKVGYTFCPNGHMGSNMLWCKSLTDWTKQYSSWMNTPGENSNDLSSIFFDFEIAFGEPKIEEAIENVIFQNAKNNALFFDFLGNDALRKNAPLSFFKKFIVEEEEGPNKNKFDIKTRALMPLIDGARLFALSFNIKGVNNTYFRFKQLAIVDPKNAEIYLNCADAFLTLSKFRTIEGMKNDDSGQYINLNELTKIEREKLKNAFAPMRELEELIKSKFQLTQFS; from the coding sequence ATGAACACAATTGCGGAACACATTGCTGATTTTTTAAAAGAATACCAGCCCTTTGATAATTTAACTTTTCAAGAGTTGTCAGAAATAGCGTCAAATATTCGCGTTGTGAACTTAGAAAAACATAAAACTTTATTCCAAATTGATGATTCTCTTCACGATAGCTTTTATGTTGTAGCTTCTGGAGTTATCAATTTATCTGTAATTGCAGATGCCGAAGAAACACTTTTGAACAAATGTCATGAAGGCGATATCTTTGGATTACGACCGTTTTTTGCAAAAAACAATTACATGATGACAGCCAAAGCTCGTGAAGAAAGTATTGTTTATGCGATTCCTATTGCAACTTTCAGACCTTTTGTTGCTAATAATTCAGAGGTTTTAGATTTTTTATTAGAGAGTTTTGCTTCTAATTCAAATAATTATAAAGACAAAGAAAATTTACGTGGAAAACTGATTTCAGATAATGTTTTCTATTCTGATCAACAATCAGAAATGCAATATTTTCAATCCTTATCCTACAACAAAGCGCCACTTACAACCACAACAAATAACATTGTTTCGGAAGTAGCACAAGTTATGACTAACAATTTAGTCAATAGCATTATTATCATCGAAAACGACATGCCCATTGGTATTGTTACACATACGGATATGTGTACAAAAATTGCTACTGGACGTTTTCCGATATCCGCTACAATAGATAAAATCATGTCTTCACCAGTATTAACGGTTGTTGAAAATGTTTCTTTAGCGGAAGCTCAATTGTTGATGATTAAAAATAACGTAACCCATTTGTGTGTAACAGCAGACGGAACGAATAAATCAATGGTAAAAGGAATTATTTCTGAACACGATTTGATTGTGGCTCAAGCTAGTAATCCTGGGGTTTTAATAAAAGAAATTAAACGCTCACAAACAGCAAAAGATCTGAAAGAAGTTCGAGACCGATTGACTGATCTTATTCAAAATTCGATTCATAAAAATATACCGCTTTCACATGTTAATAATATTGCAAGCGAAGTAAATCTTGCCATAATAAAACGTTCTGTAGAACTATCCATTTTAGATTTAGGCTCTCCTCCTGCCCGTTTTGCTTGGTTAAGCATTGGTAGTCAAGGAAGAAAAGAACAATTATTATTGACCGATCAAGATAGCATTTTAATATTTGAAGATGTAACTCCAGAAAAGTATAGAGAAGTAAAAGATTATTTCCTAAAACTAGGTAGAAGAACTACTGTAACCCTTGAAAAAGTTGGATATACATTTTGTCCAAATGGTCATATGGGAAGCAATATGCTTTGGTGTAAATCATTGACAGACTGGACAAAACAATACAGTAGCTGGATGAATACTCCAGGTGAAAACAGCAATGATTTAAGTAGTATTTTCTTTGATTTTGAAATAGCTTTTGGCGAACCAAAAATTGAAGAAGCTATTGAAAATGTCATTTTTCAAAATGCAAAAAACAACGCTTTATTCTTTGATTTCTTAGGAAATGATGCACTTAGAAAAAATGCTCCTTTAAGCTTTTTCAAAAAATTCATCGTTGAGGAAGAAGAAGGACCTAATAAAAACAAATTTGATATAAAAACTCGTGCATTAATGCCGCTTATTGATGGAGCCCGTTTATTTGCTTTGAGTTTCAATATAAAAGGAGTTAACAATACTTACTTTAGATTCAAACAATTAGCAATTGTAGATCCTAAAAACGCTGAAATTTACTTGAATTGTGCGGATGCTTTTTTAACCTTGTCAAAATTCAGAACCATAGAAGGAATGAAAAACGACGATTCAGGTCAGTATATTAATTTAAATGAACTAACTAAAATAGAACGTGAAAAGCTGAAAAATGCTTTTGCTCCAATGAGAGAATTAGAAGAATTAATTAAAAGCAAGTTTCAACTCACTCAATTTTCTTAA
- a CDS encoding PolC-type DNA polymerase III: MLDWLKNINKEYPEFWKNYLSKFEKKSNRFVIISTETSGMNPVKDVILSIGSFAVIDNSIFIGDSFEAVLLQYKFLHDNGLSNEFIVESKMKKLVEPEAIMSLIDYIGNATLVGHHVDFDVEMINASLEKLGCGRLKNEALDIDVMYRKLHDITDKQFSLDELCTIYKTPKSDRNSSSEDAYKIALLFLKLKSRLGIK; encoded by the coding sequence ATGCTAGACTGGCTGAAAAACATCAATAAAGAATACCCTGAATTTTGGAAAAACTATCTTTCTAAATTCGAAAAAAAGTCCAATCGATTTGTTATTATTTCTACCGAAACATCTGGAATGAATCCTGTCAAAGATGTGATTTTATCCATAGGATCTTTTGCAGTAATTGACAATAGTATCTTCATTGGAGATAGTTTTGAAGCGGTATTATTACAATACAAGTTTCTGCATGATAATGGACTTTCAAATGAGTTTATTGTTGAAAGCAAGATGAAAAAACTAGTTGAACCTGAGGCGATTATGTCACTAATCGATTATATCGGAAATGCAACTTTAGTAGGTCACCATGTTGATTTTGATGTAGAAATGATTAATGCATCATTAGAAAAATTAGGTTGTGGAAGATTAAAAAATGAGGCTTTAGATATTGATGTAATGTATAGAAAATTACATGATATTACTGATAAACAATTTTCACTTGATGAATTGTGTACCATCTATAAAACACCAAAAAGCGACCGTAATTCATCTTCAGAAGATGCTTATAAAATTGCATTACTGTTCTTGAAATTAAAATCTAGATTAGGCATTAAATAG